The Kineothrix sp. IPX-CK genomic interval TTCATCGATCAACACAATAGGGGAAGCACTCAGGATGGCGGTATCTGCAATCATTAACGCCCGGGACTGACCGCCGCTCAAGCTTGTGACCGGGGTGTCGTCTGAGAATGCCTCTCCCGCCAGACGGTTGGCGGACTCCAGGATCTTTCCGGCGATTTCATCAGGGTTTTCTACCATCCGGCTTTCTGCATGCAGCTTGACAAATTCGCCTGCGCTGATATCCATTACAAAGTTCATGTTCTGAGAAAGCTGAGCTACCAACTTATTATTGGGAGAATATCGCCATTTAGGATCGGGCGCGACTCCATTGATACGGATACTGCGGCCAGTAGGAGTATCTCCCTGTGCTGCCCATTCGATATCTGCCAGCAGACGGCTTTTACCCGAGCCGGTAGGACCTACAATGGAAACGATCTGAGAGGGTAAAATTTCCAGATATTCAAAATCTTCCGCCTGTCCGCTTTTGTTTCTGCCGGGCAGGATGGTCAATGACTGAACAGCATTATTTTTTTCAATGCCCAAAAATGCCAGCATCTGAGAGATATAGCTCTCCAGCTCTCCGGGCAGGATCTGAACATCTATAGCCTTGTCCTCCAGTTCTTCCTCGCCCAGTCCCTCTAAAAACGCGGCAAACGTAGTATT includes:
- a CDS encoding ATP-binding cassette domain-containing protein → MKQQTIGTLIDKYPFVTDFFQQNRLDVSGHENTTFAAFLEGLGEEELEDKAIDVQILPGELESYISQMLAFLGIEKNNAVQSLTILPGRNKSGQAEDFEYLEILPSQIVSIVGPTGSGKSRLLADIEWAAQGDTPTGRSIRINGVAPDPKWRYSPNNKLVAQLSQNMNFVMDISAGEFVKLHAESRMVENPDEIAGKILESANRLAGEAFSDDTPVTSLSGGQSRALMIADTAILSASPIVLIDEIENAGIDRRKALELLVSQDKIVLMATHDPLLALMADRRIVIRNGGIHSVLQTTPEEKDLLADLDKIDAIMQNARQMLRVGNTLHRGELSYKD